In Halovulum dunhuangense, one genomic interval encodes:
- a CDS encoding ATP-binding cassette domain-containing protein yields the protein MAEAGLRLDHVRINLRGRALISLDTLIRPGEVTTVMGPSGSGKSSLLALVTGTLAPEFETAGQVRIDGHDLSGLRPEARRIGILFQDHLLFPHLSVGENLAFGLHPRIEGRAARAARIGAALSEVGLAGFADRDPATLSGGQRARVALMRMLLSEPRAVLLDEPFSGLDAALRAQIRAQVLDHVRQQRLPCLMVTHDLEDAQAAGGPILRVG from the coding sequence ATGGCTGAGGCGGGTCTGCGGCTGGATCATGTGCGGATCAACCTGCGGGGACGGGCGCTGATCTCGCTCGACACGCTGATCCGGCCGGGAGAGGTGACGACCGTCATGGGGCCGTCGGGTTCGGGCAAGTCGAGCCTGCTGGCGCTTGTCACCGGAACGCTTGCGCCCGAGTTCGAGACAGCGGGACAGGTGCGCATCGACGGGCACGACCTGTCGGGGTTGCGGCCCGAGGCGCGGCGCATCGGCATCCTGTTCCAGGATCACCTGCTCTTCCCGCATCTTTCGGTGGGCGAGAACCTGGCCTTCGGGCTGCATCCCCGCATCGAGGGGCGCGCGGCGCGGGCCGCACGGATCGGGGCGGCGCTGAGCGAGGTGGGGCTTGCGGGCTTTGCCGACCGCGACCCGGCCACGCTGTCCGGCGGGCAGCGCGCCCGGGTCGCCCTGATGCGGATGCTGCTGTCGGAACCGCGGGCGGTGCTGCTGGACGAGCCGTTCTCCGGCCTCGATGCGGCGCTCCGGGCGCAGATCCGGGCGCAGGTGCTCGACCATGTGCGGCAGCAGCGGCTGCCCTGCCTGATGGTCACGCATGATCTGGAGGATGCGCAGGCCGCCGGCGGGCCGATCCTGCGGGTGGGGTAG